From a region of the Haematobia irritans isolate KBUSLIRL chromosome 4, ASM5000362v1, whole genome shotgun sequence genome:
- the LOC142234723 gene encoding uncharacterized protein LOC142234723, whose product MATDTRGFELLLQQQQEFTRNILLQQQQWMKAILEGKTEIAQEAKPSAQQPMVPAFHKFNKEQQQWDSYIQQLEQHFVAYAVMSADKQKSFFLSWCGAEVFDLLKNLFGVVSLENQTYKELTEKLTEHFAVTHHIVAARYSFFRREMKSGQTYKEWVADLRGLARACKFVCSAEACAGNYVDDMIRDHIIVHTPHDSVRAAALQKPNAKLSDVLLIAESFETTTRTVAAIKETPNEKLMDINNVKKQPYVNKKTQKYKSCSGCFSSHKRDECKFKNAVCNKCGRKGHIAVVCMSKNENKNEQKKNIA is encoded by the coding sequence ggATGAAAGCTATTTTGGAAGGCAAAACAGAAATTGCACAAGAAGCCAAACCTTCAGCTCAACAGCCAATGGTACCTGCGTTTCACAAATTTAATAAGGAGCAGCAGCAGTGGGACTCATACATACAGCAATTAGAACAACATTTTGTGGCATACGCAGTGATGTCGGCAGACaaacaaaaatcgttttttctttcctggtgtggTGCTGAGGTGTTTGATTTGCTCAAGAATTTGTTTGGTGTAGTTAGTCTTGAGAAtcaaacatacaaagaattgacTGAAAAGCTAACAGAGCATTTCGCAGTTACTCACCACATAGTAGCAGCGCGATATTCATTTTTCAGACGAGAGATGAAGAGCGGGCAGACATATAAGGAATGGGTCGCAGACCTTCGTGGTTTGGCGAGAGCATGTAAGTTTGTGTGTAGTGCAGAGGCATGTGCAGGCAACTACGTTGATGATATGATTCGAGATCATATCATCGTACACACACCACACGATTCTGTCCGCGCCGCAGCATTGCAAAAGCCGAATGCAAAACTCTCCGATGTATTACTCATAGCAGAATCATtcgaaacaacaacaagaacagtGGCAGCGATCAAAGAAACTCCTAATGAAAAATTGATGGACATCAACAACGTAAAGAAACAACcgtatgtaaacaaaaaaacgcaAAAATATAAATCGTGTTCGGGGTGTTTTAGCTCGCACAAACGCGACGAGTGTAAATTCAAAAACGCTGTATGCAATAAATGTGGACGAAAGGGACACATAGCGGTTGTATGTATGTCAaagaatgaaaacaaaaatgaacaaaaaaaaaatatagcgtAA